One region of Populus trichocarpa isolate Nisqually-1 chromosome 4, P.trichocarpa_v4.1, whole genome shotgun sequence genomic DNA includes:
- the LOC18097977 gene encoding 18.1 kDa class I heat shock protein, whose product MATIPSFFYNQRANSIFDPVSAFDVWDPLKDFPFTSPHSLISRENSAFVNTRIDWKETPEAHVFEADLPGLKREEVKVEIEDDRVLQISGERNVEKEDQNDTWHRVERSCGKFLRRFRLPENAKMDHVKASMENGVLTVTVPKEEVKKPEVKAIDISS is encoded by the coding sequence ATGGCAACGATTCCAAGCTTCTTTTACAACCAACGAGCCAACAGTATTTTCGACCCAGTCTCTGCATTCGACGTTTGGGATCCACTCAAAGACTTCCCTTTCACTTCCCCGCATTCACTCATCTCTCGTGAAAACTCAGCCTTTGTCAACACCCGCATTGATTGGAAAGAGACCCCAGAAGCCCATGTATTCGAGGCAGATCTTCCGGGGCTAAAAAGAGAGGAAGTGAAGGTCGAAATCGAAGATGACAGAGTGCTTCAGATCAGCGGAGAGAGGAATGTGGAGAAGGAAGACCAGAACGATACATGGCATCGTGTGGAGCGTAGCTGTGGCAAGTTCCTGAGGAGGTTCAGGCTGCCTGAGAATGCGAAAATGGATCATGTCAAGGCTTCTATGGAGAACGGGGTTCTTACTGTCACTGTGCCTAAAGAGGAAGTCAAGAAACCTGAAGTCAAGGCGATTGACATCTCTAGTTAA
- the LOC18109033 gene encoding 18.1 kDa class I heat shock protein-like — MAMIPSFFNNRRGGSIFDSFSAFDIWDPLKEFPFTSTSNSLLSRENSAFVNTRIDWKETPEAHVFKADLPGLKKEEVKVEIEDDRVLQISGDRNVEKEDKNDAWHRVERSSGKFLRRFRLPENAKMDQVKASMENGVLTVTVPKEEIKKPDVKAIEISG; from the coding sequence atggcaATGATTCCGAGCTTCTTTAACAACCGCCGAGGCGGCAGCATCTTCGACTCATTCTCCGCATTCGACATTTGGGATCCACTCAAAGAGTTCCCTTTCACTTCCACCTCAAATTCTCTCCTTTCTCGTGAAAATTCAGCCTTTGTCAACACCCGCATTGATTGGAAAGAGACACCAGAAGCCCATGTCTTCAAGGCAGATCTTCCAGGGCTTAAAAAAGAGGAAGTGAAGGTCGAAATTGAAGATGACAGGGTGCTTCAGATTAGCGGAGATAGGAATGTGGAGAAGGAAGACAAGAACGATGCATGGCATAGGGTGGAGCGAAGCAGTGGCAAGTTCTTGAGGAGGTTTAGGCTGCCTGAGAATGCAAAAATGGATCAGGTCAAGGCTTCTATGGAAAATGGAGTTCTTACTGTGACTGTGCCTAAAGAAGAGATCAAGAAACCTGATGTCAAGGCTATTGAAATCTCTGGTTGA
- the LOC18097981 gene encoding stress-response A/B barrel domain-containing protein At5g22580, translating to MGAGAMGEIKHLVVVKFKEGVAIEEIIKGMEKLVSEVDLVKSFEWGQDTEGPEMLTQGFTHSFSMTFDKKEDYAAFQSHPNHVEYSATFSAAIEKIAVLCFPYVRVKPAA from the exons ATGGGTGCAGGAGCCATGGGAGAGATCAAGCACTTGGTGGTTGTTAAGTTTAAGGAAGGTGTTGCGATCGAGGAAATTATAAAAGGGATGGAGAAGCTGGTTTCAGAGGTTGATCTTGTCAAGTCCTTTGAATG GGGGCAAGATACTGAAGGTCCAGAGATGCTTACTCAAGGCTTTACTCATTCCTTCTCCATGACATTCGACAAGAAGGAAGACTATGCTGCATTTCAGAGCCATCCTAACCATGTTGAATATTCTGCTACATTTTCTGCAGCTATTGAGAAAATTGCGGTGCTTTGTTTCCCATATGTTCGTGTTAAGCCAGCTGCATGA